GTCATTCAAGTGTACACTGTCCAGTCGCTTATGATTCTACCATGTCTGATACGCAAGATGGAACCTATCGATGGCAAAGAAGAGAAAGGATGGGACGAGGAGGTAAGGACAAAGATTCTTCGCCAACACCAGCTTCAAAACCTCCAGCTCCTATTATCCTGGGATTAGCACGTCCTTCAGCATCGCAGAGCCCTGACCATCAACCATTGACGAGTTCGCAGCAACCGCAGGCAACCCACGGGGACACTACACACGGTCCCTCCGATGGAAGTTACGGTGGTGCAGCCAGCGGTGGGTCAGTGGTTGGCAGCGCTACAAGCATAAACTCGCCTCAGATCCACAGAATTGCAGATAAACCTATCGTAGTGCTTAAGTCAAGAGATGACACTCGTGTCTTGCCAGCGTCCGCTTCCGCTCAAGCGCCTGCGGCGCCACAAGATATCCCACATCCCACCCCTCACCTGCCAAGCTATCCTGTGCAGCAGCAGAGACACAGCCTTTCATCCCAGCAAAATCTGGAGTCAGGTATCGTAAATCGCCTTGCCCCGCCACCAGAAATGAAACATAGCGTTAAACTGATTGATGAAAATTTTCGATGGGTGGACGCGGGCATCGACGAACTCGTGGAACAAAGTGATTACCTGGTTGTTGGGACTCTTGGTTTACAAGGAACAGGGAAATCAACAATTCTGTCCTTGCTAGGAGGCAATACCCCGCAAGATGCTTACAGAAACTACATCTTTCAACCTCAGACGAAGGAGACGAGGGAGGAGGGCTCACATCAGAGCGTTGGCGTGGATATGTTTGCAACACCTGAGCGCATCATTCTGCTTGACTCACAGCCAGTCCTCAGCCCCTCCATCCTCGACTGTATGATCCGGCATGAAAAAAAGTATCCTGCTGACTACACCTCAACGGAGAATTGGATTGAAATGCAGTCCCTGCAGATTGCAACTTTCTTAATGACAGTGTGTCATGTTATTATTGTAACACAAGACTGGTTCACAgatctcaactttttaaaatttttgacgACGGCAGAAATGCTGAAGCCGCAGATGCACTCAACAAGTCATGAAAGCAGCCAGGAAGATTCCACTGAGTTTTATCCAACCATTGTGTTTGTTATGAACAAAGCAGGGTCTGATGACTTCACTCCAGAGACATATGCGAACATGCAAGTAGTTCTTGACCAGATGTTTCACTCCTCCAAGCTTAAGTATAAAGGTGCTGTCTCaatgaaaaaagacaatatCATATCTGTGTTAAAAGCTAAGGAAGGTGGACTAGAGACAGATGTCAATCTGTTCTTGCTTCCAGTGATGGAATATTACAAGACAGAGCCAGAATCTATTCTGAGCTACCTACCAGAGTATCGAGGCTGCCCTAGCTTTGCTTACTTGCTGCGGTCATTTCGCAACCAGGTCTATTCAATGCCAAAAACTATGATAACACAGTCACAACTGTCTGAAAGAAACTGGTTCCATTTTGCTGCTCGCATGTGGGAAGCTGTCAAAAAGTCACAACTTTTGGCCGAGTATAACCGCCTGCTACCTTAAAGTTTGACTatttcactcactttttttttaactttaaccTTCTTAATACTAACCCTGAATGTTATTCTGGCCATTCTATAATGCTGGGTTGCTTTAGATTAAACAATCATCAGCACAGTAATTATTTAGATGCTAGTGTTAGTCATGAAAacattgttaaatgttaaaaatgtttagcaTTCTGTCTAGCCTGAATCATTTCATACTCTGAACTCTTTGGTTGAAAACTGTGAGCGTAACGTGATATAGTAGTTAATGTGACATTATTTCAAATCCCTTCTAGATACAGTGCCTAGACTGAAAGTAAAAGTTccgattttatttttaggacTGACATTTTCCACCCATGTGGCAGATGAGataaacttcatttattttcttgtcatcattcTGCTTTTGTAACTTTTGTCTAGCTGGTCATTGCCTGGAATGGATACAACCAGCAGCTGACAGAGTTCACTGCAGTGTCCTTTGTTGTATGGTATAAAATAAGTCCAGCACatgaaggtcaaaggtcagtccAATCATTGCTGTTTGTCAGCCAGTACTTCTGCTGACATCTACATCAAGCTTGGGTGTAGTTTATCATGTCAAGCTACATGGCCAGACCACACTAACTTTCCCTTTTTCAATGGTTGTCAGAAAGGGTTCCTATAGGTGATTTTTTTCACCCCACAACTGCTGGTCTTGTGGTCACAGTGGAAAATTAGAAGCCGTTTCCTCAACCAGTTTGTCTTAAAGTACCCAAATCTTTTTCTCTGAATTGGCATTGTGAGTGGAAAACCTGGTCAGTAGAACATAGATGACATGTCTCTGATAGATGATTGATGCCAGAATAACCCATAACATGCACAAATTTCTGGGCAGACTTTATGAAAAAAGAGGGGAGGGAGTGTTATGAGTAAATATTTGACCTTATAAAAGCCAGCAACACCTGACAGAAACAATGGTGCTAGTGGAAATCAGTAAAAGGGGTGATGACCCCTGACATTAGCAGTTACAAAACATGGGGGCAGGATGCCAAATTCAAAACTTCCTATTACACTCATTTTTATTCTGAGAGATCAGAACCAACTAATATAGTCTGAGCAGCAATAGTTGAAAATTAAACAAGATTTGAATGTAATTTGtaccaacaatatttttttaaagaaaggctAAAACCATAGAACAAGCATGATTGCTGATGATCTAGTCTATGTATGACTTATATAAAGTGCAATaatcaaatctttggaaaggcactatataaatcctcattattatctactattaaaataacaatGCTTAACTGATTAAAATATCTAGAAAAATGGTACCAGTTATTGGTGAAACCACAACAGATcagtaaaatagaaaatgacaGTGTAGTTTTTGAGTATTAAGgaatttatgtttattgataggTATGAAAAGCTTTAGTGGCAGGCCTATTTGAGTTTGCATCACCAGAATGTGTATTTTTcagtgaataatttttttttaatgaaatgtctGCTTGCATTTTTAAAGCCCAGAAATAAATCAGTGTTAACTGTTGTTAATTTGTTGTTCAATATGTGTAGTGAAAGATAGAGATGGGCTGCAGCAAAGATCCACATCCGCCAATTGTTACTTTACCAATTTCCCAactgttgttgacattttcaacatgtgttttcttttttaaaagacagctTTCTCTAATAttcagaagattaaaaaaaaaaatcacaacattGAACACCACATGCAACAATATATGCTTGAAACGCACACTACGTTTAAGTAAGTATCCGTGTGCTTTTGGAACTGTTAACGATTCTCATGACGTACCAAGATTCTGTTTATTGTGATCTTTTTCTAATTAAGAGACAAAGGtcgcaaaataaaagaactaaacCCTGTGCACCATACAATCATAGCAAAAGCTTGACCTCCCGAACGTCTTATGTCCggaccacgaacttatatccccttatattaaatattatattatgttatatatattaaatacaagTCCATGGTCCGGACAGAATTGAATGGTATCGTCCCTGCgaaggaaggtaggagtacacgcggtgcggactgctagcgtctccaattactacccggacaggGTAAACATCACAGGCCTGTACGATcacagtaaaatgaaaaaagctcGACCTCTCGAACCATGTGATATGTAAATTTAGCGGGGCGAGAGAACTTTACGGGGAGATCACTGTCGGTGAGAGACCGCACTGCTTTTGTGTCTGATAAACGAGGGAGGGAAAAACAATTTCTGTGGACCAGCTTAAAGTCGTCTATCTCTTGCAGACTTTAACAGGTAAGTCTTCGCCtgtataatttttgaaaaacacacaTTTGTTTTCGTTCATTCATTGCCACTAAGCGGTGACTACTGATCGTTTTATttaagtgaaataaagaaaaataacaatgacaTTTGTCGGTCCTCTGCTCGCGACGGACTGAATTAGgcgagcacgtgcacacatcGTGGGAATTTAGGATAAATAATTTCACACGCCTACGCACAGTGTTTCGATGAGCGACGtttacaataaaagcaaaaactgtACACAGGGTCTAACATAAATCAGTGTTTACCTGCGCCTGTGGGTCCCCTACTCCTTCCCAGGAAAAAATTTAAGGAGGAATAAAGTACGTTAAAAGCCAGTAAAACACTCTGCTGTATAATGTATGGTTAAGATTTTGATTTGTATATCTGGTGGACTGACCATCTTATATAGCCtattattatagttattattcctaacattatttcaaagaaattaaaattttatgtaCCACggattttcatttcattttgaagGCTATTATAGGTAGTTAATCCAAATCAACAGGTGATTTAACTGCTAGTAACCATACTGAACAAGCATAGCGTTTATAATTAAATGATGTGTTTTATAACCAAGGACCAATGAATGACTGTCATACTAATTACCCGCTTAAACACCTttgattttgcaaaaaaaaaaaactttcagttttgttgtcagcataaacaggaaaagcagatgatatacatttttattttgatggagGTCTAAGATTTGAGATTTTATGGCTTGTTGGGATTTTGATTTATCGGCCTTAATGAAGTGATGGATAGATGTCAACAGCTTTTGCCAgtactataaaaaaaagtaactaagTAACAAACTGAGTTAAGCATACTGTtggcaataataatttttatgccGTCCTTCACTTGCTGTTTCTGTGAACATTGATTTTCAAAGGACTTGCTGAGGCTTGGCTGATGAACACTTAGTATGAGGTTAAGCATTTGCAGACTGCCAGCAGTTCATGTTCATAGAAAAATTATTCACTCATTCAATAGAGGTGTATTGAACTATAGCTAAGAAGATTCATGGGTGCGAACTGTAAAGGAAGagttaaaaattatagaaaaatctTACACAGAATACAGGAGTAAAGAAATGTCTATAAAATTAAAGCATGAATTACTTGCTATGTATACTTTTGAAATGTGTATTGCATGTAGTGACATGCAAGTTGAACGGACTTAACATCATGTAAAAAAGCACTGCTTATCATACATGGCTGTGATTAGAATCTCTCAAGATGTTTTAGCtggttattttttaagaatctAGTAAACTCTGCATGTCCTTGTAACTTGTCTCTAATTTAACATCTTCCAGACCAGCTGCTCACTCAAGATGAAGTACATCCTTGTTACTGGTGGTGTCATCAGTGGAGTTGGTAAAGGTGTCATAGCAAGCAGCATTGGAACAATCCTACGTTCCTGTGGAATTCGAGTGACTGCCATCAAGATAGACCCATATATCAACATTGATGCTGGCACCTTTTCACCATATGAACATGGTTGtgtttcgtttttatttttgctcttaATTGTTTATCATCCTATGTTTTAGTctgattttaataattttcaaacatgTTTCCAAAATGACACCATCATTTTTAGGAAAGCATATCAGCGCCTTTTCCTGCTGAGACAACTGAAGAATTGCAGGGTCAGCATCTCTGTCTTTAACTCTTTCTCTCCTataggctaaaggcggtcagaCCCATCTGTACACATGAATTTACCtctatttcaaaaaattattaaaaaataagtaaacaaggtagaagaacaattcaaattgaAAATGACAgctcaaaatgtgtagaaatggATCAGTCTTACCTGAATCTCGCTTAAGAACTCACTTTCATGATAATCCagccaaaattaggtatatgaagttgagttttgaaaaaaaaatttcactcatttcaaacatggcTTTGCCagaaattcgggagcagatgaaaaccatttttacaccattcatGGTCAAagtctccttcatctgaagcaggaatatcctctgggatgttctttctgttgttattcggcatttcagatgcatgatcagggcttctgctaaggctaaattctttggggtcccagggaccccttcttcagatttttaaggggtccctgttttTCGCcgaaatttgaaggggtcctccgaacttttaatgcccactgtacgcaattttttgcgtaagcagaagccctgatgatGTTCACGATCGTTGCAGGCTGCAACATTGTCTTGCCAGTCGCCTCGCCATGTTTAcaatcgaaaaggacaggtagtgtagaatatcgtCAAGACTTCCGTTCAAACGTACTTGCTTCGTCATGTaaggagataattgtgttcagaaatgcctaaaccatcttatttattaagtttttcttctaAACTGCGAGCTGTATgggcctttaaaaaaaatcacaacaataCTTCACAAGTAGTGCGTAGTGCGACGTGCAGACAAGCGAGCGGCGCCTTTAGCCTACCAAATTCAACACGGAGTGAAAGAGTTAAGTCAGTATATCACACCCTGATTGAAAGCATTTCTATAAATCTTGCTTGATGAAGGTGGTCAAGACTGCCAGCAGGATCATTGGCTTTCCACTAAGATCATTAGATGATATATACACCATGGCATTGAGGTTAAAAGCTTAATGCATTATCACAGACCCTTTCCACATTACAATAAGATCTAGCTGCAGATGGAAACAACTTGTTACCAAGAAGTGTTTTTGCCAAGTTCTTACCAACTGCAGTAACACTCTTGAACAGGCCTGACAAATGTACCATAGTTTTCTTATGCAGCACTAATTATGGTGCGTCTGAAAACTATGGTTGAGTGTAAGTGTAACTGTGCATGGAACTGAAGGAGacagtattttttcttataGTTTATTACTTATGAGAGctcacaacaaagaaaattttctgtcacTGTTGAGGACAGAAATACACAATAGAGACTTATTGTTTACCAAATATGTGTACTTGATGGCATGTTAATGTTGCTCCTTGCAATGCAAATGAGATTACTTTTTGAAGGCATTGTTAGATAAAATGTGGTCagtataaacatttctttcccaGGTGAAGTTTTTGTGTTGGACGATGGTGGGGAAGTGGACCTTGATTTGGGAAACTATGAACGATTTTTGGACGTGACACTACATCGTGACAACAATATCACAACTGGCAAGATATATCAACAGGTTATTAACCGTGAGCGCCGTGGTGATTACCTTGGGAAAACTGTTCAAGGTATATATTAGACATGTGAAACAGCGTGTTTACAGTCCTTATAGGTTTGTAGATTTGAGGGTGGACAAAATAAGGACTTAGAAGTCAGTTTGAATCTCATTATAAGACAGGGAAAAGAGAGTTACTAGTTTGCTTAATAGCTCCACTTCGTCCTTATAAAGGTGTCATAAATATAAGCTCTTGATGGTCACAATGATTAAAATCTTCTATAATTCTGTGAAGGTTTTATTTTAGgttttacattttgctttttcagTTGTTCCTCACATTACTGATGCGATACAGGAATGGGTCATGAGAGTGTCAAAGATTCCTGTTGATGGAGATAACAAAGTCCCTGAAGTTTGCTTAATAGAGGTATGCAGAGTTGTTGTCTTGTAATGGGTcctataaatttcttttttgttttttttttttttttttgtttttttttttttggccgaGTTTGTATTTCTCTTGGTAGAAGGCGTCatcaaatttaataattttgcatttgattttattgcttAAGTTATTAATTTATGAGATAATGCAGTTACGGTAGCCTCTTTgacattgtaatattttttatactctatatgtGTTTAGCAAACGCTGACTTACAGTATTTATGCATGTTAGCATGCAGATACTGAAACTCAAACATGCAGTCATTCTCACAGACACCCTCAACTCTTCAGGGAATAAGGTGCCATCAGTATAATTAGCACAAACTCTTTCATCATTATAGCTGACAAATTTCTAGGTTCGCTGACTGTTCAGCTTATTTATTCAAGAGATGTTTAAAATGGAAGAGTAACATTGTGTAACCAATACGTTTTCTTAAAAAGTCCTTTTATATAAACTGACTAGTAATTACCTATTATAGGGGATGTACCAAGACATTTGAAACTGTTTACACAATACAagatttaaatgtattttatgccTGTCCTATATGGTCTTTTCCTCTTTTGCAGCTTGGGGGTGTAATTGGAGACATCGAAGGCATGCCATTTGTGGAAGCTTTCAGGCAATTTCAGTTTCGTGTAAAACGAGAAAACATAATCTGTGTTCATGTTAGCCTTATTCCTCAGGTAAATTGAATAATAACTTATCACCACTTGTCTTGTGCTGTGTTGCTACTTTGCATCTTGTCATCATCAGTGAGACAAAATAAGCAAAGTGATCATATTATTCTATCATATTATActtcattatttacttttttttctattttattattaactttctaAATCTTCTAGTGTATATGTTTATAGCCAAAGGCAACTGgagaacaaaagacaaaaccaaCCCAAAGCAGTGTGCGGGAGCTCAGAGGTCTAGGCATATCTCCAGATATTGTGAGTACATCCATGAACACAACCCCCTTGGACCATCATTTGTGTTAACAAAATGGTGCAGgcttaatctttctttttttttttctttctttctttgttttatcaaCCTTGAAGGTTACCGCTTCCGACATGGATAAATCTACATTTACAATGTAACTTTATCACTAAAACATAAGAcaatggcagaaaaaaaaaagtaaatatatttttttgaaaattagtCATTTACACATATGGAAATCACTTAATTCTCTAGTACCTGTACTTTAGAAGAGGCATAGTTTTATGCATTTCCATTGTCTACTTAGTGGCTGTTAAAAGACTATAAAGACAGTgggcctgtttttttttttttattataatttt
The sequence above is a segment of the Pomacea canaliculata isolate SZHN2017 linkage group LG6, ASM307304v1, whole genome shotgun sequence genome. Coding sequences within it:
- the LOC112566588 gene encoding protein SMG9-like, translating into MWKQQERYHALILCGCHSSVHCPVAYDSTMSDTQDGTYRWQRRERMGRGGKDKDSSPTPASKPPAPIILGLARPSASQSPDHQPLTSSQQPQATHGDTTHGPSDGSYGGAASGGSVVGSATSINSPQIHRIADKPIVVLKSRDDTRVLPASASAQAPAAPQDIPHPTPHLPSYPVQQQRHSLSSQQNLESGIVNRLAPPPEMKHSVKLIDENFRWVDAGIDELVEQSDYLVVGTLGLQGTGKSTILSLLGGNTPQDAYRNYIFQPQTKETREEGSHQSVGVDMFATPERIILLDSQPVLSPSILDCMIRHEKKYPADYTSTENWIEMQSLQIATFLMTVCHVIIVTQDWFTDLNFLKFLTTAEMLKPQMHSTSHESSQEDSTEFYPTIVFVMNKAGSDDFTPETYANMQVVLDQMFHSSKLKYKGAVSMKKDNIISVLKAKEGGLETDVNLFLLPVMEYYKTEPESILSYLPEYRGCPSFAYLLRSFRNQVYSMPKTMITQSQLSERNWFHFAARMWEAVKKSQLLAEYNRLLP